A region of the Roseiflexus sp. RS-1 genome:
CTGATACTGTTTGTCACCGGCGGTCTCCTGGGAACCCTCGTCGCCTGCGATCCGGAGCAGAGCCTGCCGTGGATGCTGACGCTGACACTGGGAATAATACTCTATCTGGGGATTGTGACGTTCCTGCGCAACCGATTGATGAGCGTCGCTGCGGGAATCGGCGCCTGGAGCATCAGTTACGGTGTGCTGCTGGCGGTGCAGTATCGCCATCTTGGTTTTCACGAAAAGTTGGGGCTGTCCGCCTGGCTGGGGCGACTGACCAGTGCACCTTTCCCAGATGTGACGCCGGTGTTCATCGATGCAAATGCAGCGGCATCGTTTCTTGCACCAGCGCTCCCGCTGATCGTCGGCATAGCGCTGAGCGTCCATGGCGCACAACGCAAAGCCTGGAGCGTCGGTGCCGCTCTGGTGGCGTTCGGCGTGCTGCTGACGTCTTCGCGTGGTGCGTTTGTTGCGCTGATCGCCGCTGGCTTGCTCTGGGGGTTGGTGCGCCTCCAGAGATATGCGCAGGATTCCGACGCACGCATCCCACGCTCTATCTGGCGCAGCCTGGTTGTTGCCGGCGCGGCTGGCATCGGTCTCATCGCGCTGCTGGTCAACCTCCCCGCGACGCAGGATGCACTTGCGTCCGCTGCGCTGCGTGCCGCAGACCGCCTGGCAGTCTACCGCAACAGTTTCTTTCTGGCGCTCGACTTTCCGTTCAGCGGCATCGGACCGGGCGCCTTCGGTCCGATGTATTCGCGCTTTCAGTTGCTCATTCTTCCCACGTTCATCAGTTATGCGCACAACCTGTTTCTCGGCGTCTGGCTGGCGCAAGGCATTGTCGGGCTGATCGGCTTCGCCTGGCTGCTCATCGCTTCGTTCCGGCGAACTGCACCCATACTGCACGCACAAACGCCGCTGGTTCAGGGCGCAGCAATCGGGTGCGTGGTTCTACTGATCCACGGGCTTTCCGATGCGCCACAGTACGACACGTCCTGGACCACGATGCTGCTGGCGTTCGGTCTCTTCAGCATCGTGGCTGCGGCACCGCACCAACCGGTTGACATCCCCGCGCGCGCCGCCCGGCGACCCAATCCACACCGTCGGAGGCAGGTCGGGATCACGATTGCTGCGGTCGCGCTGGTTCTGATCGTGAGTGGACCGCATCTCGCGGCTGCTGGCGCCGTGAACTATGCCGCCTGGCTCCAATCGCGCGCGATGCTTGCCGACGAGTTGACGCAGAAGGAACGCACCACGCTGATGCACGACGCTGTGACGTGGATCAACTACGGTTTGCAGATCGCCCCCGCTTCGCCGCTGGTTCAGAAACGGCTGGGCATGCTGGCGCTCGATCTGGGGGATTATCCACGGGCGATCAATGCGCTCGAACAGGCGCAGACATGGTTCGCCGCCGATCAGGCGACCCACAAGGCGCTCGGCATGGCGTATGTGTGGCATGGCGAACCGGATCGGGGCGCCAGGATGCTGGCGCACCTCGATCAGGCGTCCGAAGTGCGCGAAGAACTCGCTATCTGGGTCTATGCCTGGCGCGAGCGGGGACGGGACGACCTTGCCGCGTATGCGAAACGCGCAGCCGAAGTAATGACGGAAGCGCCGCGTTGATGCTGTTGGAAGCAGGCGCCTCACGCGACACAGCAGACGCGGACGATAGTTAACGGGGCAAGCAATAACACCGGCGCCTGGCTGTGCGCTCTTTGGGAATAAACCACAGATACCCACAGATTGAACGGGTTGCCACGAATGTCTTTATATACAGCGCTACAATCACCTCGCCACCGGCGCCGTGCAGCGCGCGCAGATGACATTTCTTTCATCTGATGATGACAAGCAGAACAAAAAACTGAAAAGGAGGGTGATATACCCATTGCAAGCATTGCCCGTCGCGCCCCGCGGCGCCACCTCCGCAACGCGAGGTATCAGGACAGACTGTGAGGCTGCCAGAAGTCCATAATGCATGCACAAACGTCGATCATTCTGGAAAATAATGGGGAGGTCAACCCGTGTCAATCCGATGTCTCCGCATTATAAGCTTTCTGATTTGCCTCAGTCTTATTCTCTTTGTTCTCAACGCTCCGCCATTGACACAATCACTTCTTGCGCAAACTGACCCGATACAACGGGTTATTGAGCTGACAAACGAGGTACGGATGGCTAATGGCCTGTCGCCGCTGAAACGCAACGACATCCTGCAGCAGGCAGCGGT
Encoded here:
- a CDS encoding O-antigen ligase family protein; this encodes MKQLNAVPFLMPLILFVTGGLLGTLVACDPEQSLPWMLTLTLGIILYLGIVTFLRNRLMSVAAGIGAWSISYGVLLAVQYRHLGFHEKLGLSAWLGRLTSAPFPDVTPVFIDANAAASFLAPALPLIVGIALSVHGAQRKAWSVGAALVAFGVLLTSSRGAFVALIAAGLLWGLVRLQRYAQDSDARIPRSIWRSLVVAGAAGIGLIALLVNLPATQDALASAALRAADRLAVYRNSFFLALDFPFSGIGPGAFGPMYSRFQLLILPTFISYAHNLFLGVWLAQGIVGLIGFAWLLIASFRRTAPILHAQTPLVQGAAIGCVVLLIHGLSDAPQYDTSWTTMLLAFGLFSIVAAAPHQPVDIPARAARRPNPHRRRQVGITIAAVALVLIVSGPHLAAAGAVNYAAWLQSRAMLADELTQKERTTLMHDAVTWINYGLQIAPASPLVQKRLGMLALDLGDYPRAINALEQAQTWFAADQATHKALGMAYVWHGEPDRGARMLAHLDQASEVREELAIWVYAWRERGRDDLAAYAKRAAEVMTEAPR